TGTTACAGAACGGTTACAAAGCGTCAAGGGGCAACCGCCTTCGATACCAATTCGGCCGGCCGAACCTGATGACAACTGACAGCCAATCGCGTCGCTCCCCGCGTGATCGCATTGTCGATGCTGCCCGCGGATTGTTCCGCAAGCATGGTGTCCGGGGCGTTGGCGTCGATGCCATCGTCGACGCTGCCAACAGCAACAAGATGACGCTTTATCGCCATTTCAGCTCTAAGGACGACCTCATCGTCGAATGCCTCCGGCACGCGGGAATGGAGATGGATACTTACTGGCGGGAACTCGAGGAAGCGCACCCCGGCGACGGTTTGGCGCAGCTCAGGGATTGGGTCCGCCGGATCGCCGATCATCTCGGTGCCAACGACTGCAATTGCGAACTGATGAGCGCCGCCGTCCAACTCACGGACGAGGATCATCCTGCCCGGTCCGTTATCAAGAAGTTCAAGGATTCACAGCGCGATCATGTATTGGAGCTTTGCCGCAAGGCACGTGTCGCAAACGCCGAGTTGCTTTGCGACACGCTGCTGCTTTTGATCGAAGGTGCGCGGCTCCACCAGCAAAGCAGCGGCCACGAAGGTCCAAGCGCTCGATTTGCCGAAATCGCCGACGCGGCGATCCTTTCCTTTGCCGAGAGCAGCTCCGTCGCGGAATAGGCGCTGAAGCAGCGATCGAGTGTCTCTTCCTATTGCGTTGGCTGGTATCGCCCATCGCGGGTTTTCACTTGTCGCCCTCTCGGAGCGGTCGATGACCGCTTGTGGCTTGTGCTTCAGACTTGGCTTTACCGGGAGACTTGTCCGGGACATCGAAATGCATCCGGCGTCCACGACGCCAAAAAATCATTGATCCATCAGCCGGCGGGCGTCTGCTCTCACTCAGCCTCTGTAGCCCTCGGGCGAGGGTTAGAAACGAAGCTCCAGCGGAAAGTCAGTGCCTCGGCTGCGCACCGAAGCAGGGGCGGGCCTCGCCCAGTTCGAAGACTTGTGAGCTGACGAAGGCACCATTTATGAGAACCGAACTGACCCGCATGGGAACAAAGACTCAAAGCGCGTCGCGTGGCCCGAATTGAATGCGACGCGCTTTAGATGGCACTCACTGGCAAGCCGGGGAGCAGCTTGTCCAAGGTGATCGGGAATTCGCGCACGCGCACACCGGTCGCGTTGTAGATGGCGTTGGCGATCGCCGCCCCGGCGCCGCAGACGCCGAGTTCGCCGAGTCCCTTGGCGCCGAGCGGATTGGCTTTGTCGTCGTATTCCTCGAGAAAGACGACCTCCATGTCTGCAACGTCACCGTTGACGGGGACATGATACTCGGCGAGGTCGCCGTTGACGAAGTGGCCGTAGCGGGGATCGAGCACGGTTTCCTCCATCAGTGCAGCACCAATGCCCCAGGTCATGCCGCCGAGGATCTGCGAGCGGGCGGTCTTGGGGTTGAGGATGCGGCCCGCACCGATCACCGACAGCATGCGGCGCATGCGGATCTCGCCCGTGTCGCTGTCGACCGCGACTTCCGCGAAGTGCGCTCCATAGGAGTGCTGGGAGTAGGCTCTGTAGCTTTCCGTGTCGCGACCGGCGGCGACCGAACCGGTGCCCTCCATGCCGTCGGGAGCAATTCTGCCGATGAAATCGGCCAAACTCACAGAACGGTCGCCGACCCGGATCTCTCCGCCGACGAAGATCGGTGCGACGTCGTTCGCACCCCGAAGTGGGGAGCGGTCGCTGGATCGGGCCGCCTCCATGATTCTCTCCTTAAGCGCGTTGCAGGCGTGATGCAGTGCCGAACCCGCGCTCGCCGCCCCCCAGGAACCGCCGGAACCGGCCGTGCGCGGGAAGCGGCTGTCACCGAGTTCGACCTTGACCGCGGCGATCGGCACCCCGAGGCTTTCCGCCGCGATCTGGGTGAGGATGGTGTAGGTGCCGGTTCCGATATCGGTCATGTCGAGACGAGCCGTGACGCGGCCGGTCGCATCGATTGCCACCCTGGCCGTCCCCGCGCCGATATAATTCGGCCGAATGGCGGCCGCCATGCCGTAACCGATCAGCTTGCGGCCTTCGCGGATGCGTCCTGGCGTCGGCTTGCGGCGTTCCCAGCCGAAGCGGCGCGCGCCTTCCTGCATGCAGGCGACGAGGTTACGCGTTGAAAACGGCACGCCCTGTTCCGGATCCACGGTCGGCTCGTTGCGGATCCTCAGTTCGATCGGATCGAGACCGAGTTTTTCGGCGAGCTCATCCATCGCCGATTCAAAGGCGAGCATGCCCGGCGCCTCGCCGGGCGAGCGCATCCATTCGCCCCGATTGAGGTCGACCGGGACGAGCCGGTGGCGGGTCAACCGATTCGGCGCGGCATAAAGCGAGCGGGTGAAGACCGCGGTCTGCTCACAGAATTCCTCGAAGCCGGAGGTCGCCGACCAGACATCATGGCCGATCGACGTCAGCCGCCCATCGCGGTCCGCGCCGAGGCGCACCTGCTGGATCATCTCCGCCCGATAACCGGCATTGGCAAACATCTGCTGCCGCGTCAGCGCGACCTTGACGGGGCGGCGCAGCACCCTTGCGGCGAGCGCGGCGAGCACGCCGTCGGCATGGACGATCAACTTGGAGCCGAAACCACCGCCGATAAACGGGCTGACGATGCGGACACGCTCTCGCGGAATACCGAGCGTGCTGGCGAGGCCGGCCTGAAAGTTGGCAAGCGTCTGTGCGCACGTGTAGATCGTCACCTCGTCGCCCGACCAGACGGCGAGCGTCGCATGCGGCTCCATCGGGTTGTGATGCTCGTAAGGCGTCCGGTAGGTCGCGTCGACTTTGACCGGAGCGGCCGCGAAAGCGCCTTCGAAGTCGCCGATCGCGCTATCCGTCTCAAAGCCGGCATTGGTGCGCCGGGGCGTGTAGGCGTCGGCGAGACGCGCCGACAGATCGAAGGCCCCGCGCTCCTCTTCATAGCGCACCCTGATGAGCCCCGCGGCGGCTCGCGCCGCCTCGAATGTTTCCGCCACGACGAGCGCGACTGGCTCGTCGTAGAAGCGAACGCGGTTGCTGTTGAGCATGGGCCTGGCGCGGGTGAAGACCTCGGGCACCGTGGGTGTTACCGCCGGGCCGAATACCGGTTGGGCCGGTGCGTTCCGATGGGTCATGATGTGCAGCACGCCCGGCATCTTCTCGGCCTCCGCACTGTCGATCTCGACGATACGACCCTTGGCGATGGCCGCGCCGAGGATGTAGCCGTACGCGGCCCCATTCACGGCATGTTCATAGGCGTAGGTCGCACGGCCGGTGACTTTGAGCGGCCCGTCAACGCGCGCGAGCGGCTGACCGACAACGCCATTGCCGGTCTCGGAGGTACGGTTTTCACGTATTATGGTCTCTGTCATCATCGCACCTCATGCACCTTCGATAGCCGCGGCGAGCGTCTGCCGTATCGTGCGCTTTGCCAGCGGGATCTTGAAATCATTACCGCCACGCCCCACCGCTCCGGCGAGCGCGCTTTCGGCAGCATCGGAAAAGGCGGAGTCGGAGGCTGCTGCTTCGGCGAGGACGTATTCCGCTTCCGTCGCGCGCCACGGCTTCGGTGCGACGCCGCCCAACGCGATGCGGGCACTCCGTATGCGGTAGCCGCTCGTTTCGACAACGGTCGCGACCGAGACGAGCGCAAAGGCGTAGGAAGCGCGGTCTCGCACCTTGCGGTAAAGCTGCCGGCCAGGAGGCGGGGGCGGTAGGATCACGGCGGTGATCATCTCGCCGTGGCCGAGAGCCGTCTCGACATGCGGCGTCGAGCCCGGCAACCGGGAGAGATCGCCGACGGGAATGGTACGTTGCGTGCCGTCGGGCAGGGTGGTCTCGACCGCGGCGTCGAGTGCGGCCATGGCGACGGCCATATCCGAAGGATGCACGGCGATGCAGGCGTCGCTGGCGCCGAGCACAGCGTGCATCCGGTTGAAGCCCCGGAGGGCCGCGCAGCCCGATCCGGGCGCGCGCTTGTTGCAAGGCATGTTGCGGTCATAGAAATAGGGGCAGCGCGTGCGCTGGAGGAGATTGCCGGCGGTCGAAGCCTTGTTGCGGATCTGACCGGACGCGCCGGCGAGAAGCGCTTGGCTGAGGATCGGATAGCGCGATCGCACCCGCGCATCGGCGGCGAGATCGCTGTTGCGGACCTGTGCGCCGATGCGAAGGCCGCCCTCCGGCGTCTCCTCGATCCGGTCGAGCGGCAAGCGGCTGATATCGACGAGGTGTGTCGGCCGCTCGACCTCCAGCTTCATCAGGTCGAGAAGATTAGTGCCGCCGCTGATGAACTTCGCTTCGGGCTCGGCCGCCACCGCGGCGGCCGCCTCGTTTACGCTATTGGCGCGCACGTAGGTAAAGGGCTGCATGGGCTCACACCTCTTCGGCTGCGTCGCGGATGGCGGCGACAATGTTGGGATAGGCGGCACAACGGCAGATGTTGCCGCTCATGCGCTCGCGGATCTCTGCTTCGGTAAGCGCCGTCGGGCCGGATGCCAGATCGGCACTTGCGTGGCTCGGCCAGCCGGCCCTGACTTCCTCGAGCATTCCCACCGCCGAACAGATCTGCCCTGGCGTGCAATAACCGCATTGAAAGCCATCGTGGGCGACAAAGGCGGCCTGAACAGGGTGCAGTCGGTCACCGTCGGCGAGCCCTTCGATCGTCGTGATCTCGTCGCCTTCATGCTGGGCTGCGAGCGAGAGGCAGGAATTGATCCGTCGGCCGTTTACGAGGACTGTGCAGGCGCCGCACTGACCG
The Ensifer sp. WSM1721 genome window above contains:
- a CDS encoding xanthine dehydrogenase family protein subunit M, which translates into the protein MQPFTYVRANSVNEAAAAVAAEPEAKFISGGTNLLDLMKLEVERPTHLVDISRLPLDRIEETPEGGLRIGAQVRNSDLAADARVRSRYPILSQALLAGASGQIRNKASTAGNLLQRTRCPYFYDRNMPCNKRAPGSGCAALRGFNRMHAVLGASDACIAVHPSDMAVAMAALDAAVETTLPDGTQRTIPVGDLSRLPGSTPHVETALGHGEMITAVILPPPPPGRQLYRKVRDRASYAFALVSVATVVETSGYRIRSARIALGGVAPKPWRATEAEYVLAEAAASDSAFSDAAESALAGAVGRGGNDFKIPLAKRTIRQTLAAAIEGA
- a CDS encoding 2Fe-2S iron-sulfur cluster-binding protein, with product MAETDYRITRRAVLEGGAATCLFLASGLPVGAENAGAAMTAGLATAPISRIPMTFRINAVEHALELDPRTTLLDALRNDLGLTGSKKGCDHGQCGACTVLVNGRRINSCLSLAAQHEGDEITTIEGLADGDRLHPVQAAFVAHDGFQCGYCTPGQICSAVGMLEEVRAGWPSHASADLASGPTALTEAEIRERMSGNICRCAAYPNIVAAIRDAAEEV
- a CDS encoding xanthine dehydrogenase family protein molybdopterin-binding subunit, with the translated sequence MTETIIRENRTSETGNGVVGQPLARVDGPLKVTGRATYAYEHAVNGAAYGYILGAAIAKGRIVEIDSAEAEKMPGVLHIMTHRNAPAQPVFGPAVTPTVPEVFTRARPMLNSNRVRFYDEPVALVVAETFEAARAAAGLIRVRYEEERGAFDLSARLADAYTPRRTNAGFETDSAIGDFEGAFAAAPVKVDATYRTPYEHHNPMEPHATLAVWSGDEVTIYTCAQTLANFQAGLASTLGIPRERVRIVSPFIGGGFGSKLIVHADGVLAALAARVLRRPVKVALTRQQMFANAGYRAEMIQQVRLGADRDGRLTSIGHDVWSATSGFEEFCEQTAVFTRSLYAAPNRLTRHRLVPVDLNRGEWMRSPGEAPGMLAFESAMDELAEKLGLDPIELRIRNEPTVDPEQGVPFSTRNLVACMQEGARRFGWERRKPTPGRIREGRKLIGYGMAAAIRPNYIGAGTARVAIDATGRVTARLDMTDIGTGTYTILTQIAAESLGVPIAAVKVELGDSRFPRTAGSGGSWGAASAGSALHHACNALKERIMEAARSSDRSPLRGANDVAPIFVGGEIRVGDRSVSLADFIGRIAPDGMEGTGSVAAGRDTESYRAYSQHSYGAHFAEVAVDSDTGEIRMRRMLSVIGAGRILNPKTARSQILGGMTWGIGAALMEETVLDPRYGHFVNGDLAEYHVPVNGDVADMEVVFLEEYDDKANPLGAKGLGELGVCGAGAAIANAIYNATGVRVREFPITLDKLLPGLPVSAI
- a CDS encoding TetR/AcrR family transcriptional regulator, which translates into the protein MTTDSQSRRSPRDRIVDAARGLFRKHGVRGVGVDAIVDAANSNKMTLYRHFSSKDDLIVECLRHAGMEMDTYWRELEEAHPGDGLAQLRDWVRRIADHLGANDCNCELMSAAVQLTDEDHPARSVIKKFKDSQRDHVLELCRKARVANAELLCDTLLLLIEGARLHQQSSGHEGPSARFAEIADAAILSFAESSSVAE